The Bubalus bubalis isolate 160015118507 breed Murrah chromosome 1, NDDB_SH_1, whole genome shotgun sequence genome includes a region encoding these proteins:
- the LOC102402347 gene encoding ferritin light chain-like, producing MSSQIHHNYSAEVEAAVNRLVNMQLRASYTYLSLGFYFDHDSVALEGVGHFFRELAKKKCEGAEHLLKLQNQRGGCALFQDVQKPSQDEWGKTQDAMEAALLVEKNLNQALLDLHGLASAHGDPHICDFLENHFLDEEVKLINKTGDHLTNLRRLAGPQAGLGKLSLRKAHPQA from the coding sequence ATGAGCTCCCAGATTCACCATAATTATTCTGCCGAGGTGGAGGCCGCCGTCAACCGCCTGGTTAACATGCAACTACGGGCCTCCTACACCTACCTCTCTCTGGGCTTCTATTTCGACCACGATAGTGTGGCCCTGGAGGGTGTGGGTCACTTTTTTCGCGAATTGGCCAAGAAGAAGTGCGAGGGCGCGGAGCATCTCTTGAAACTGCAAAACCAGCGTGGgggctgtgccctcttccaggacgTGCAGAAGCCATCTCAAGATGAGTGGGGTAAAACCCAGGACGCTATGGAAGCCGCCCTTCTCGTAGAGAAGAACCTGAATCAAGCCCTGTTGGATCTGCATGGCCTGGCTTCTGCCCACGGAGACCCCCACATCTGTGACTTCCTGGAGAACCATTTCCTAGATGAGGAAGTGAAACTCATCAATAAGACGGGTGACCACCTGACCAACCTCCGCAGGCTGGCTGGTCCCCAGGCTGGGTTGGGCAAGTTATCTCTTCGAAAGGCTCACCCTCAAGCATGA